One genomic segment of Desulfomicrobium sp. ZS1 includes these proteins:
- a CDS encoding IS1380 family transposase, whose amino-acid sequence MLITDIKRNEGNNIGHVGLALISEMARVCGLDTLVDRLGPGKAPQIKEREIFRTLVGLMCQGKTDFDHVREYYGDDFFATSLGLGRVPSAEILRQRFQRIALETDLDAQLPRCSVELWKKTGMQPEIIDMTRDDNKKEHWVRLDIDVSIFDNADTEKEGASAAYDKRFGFAPIFAHLGGGWMVNGKLRPGSSHSSCEGTDEFILESLGYAKSMVEANVLVVADSGFDSKERLETLCTQSRTGFIIKHNLRREPVTGWLATAKEHAQKVENFATSREKGRIYRGFVMRELGKKKSPVRQIFEVTEVLSKDGVFMMIPEVRVCVLWTNLEFDADQALKLYRKRGTSEQYHGEFKTEMDMERLPSGKFAVNAAFLRLGMLVYNMLRVASVDLVVARMLGLKKANRRRTKTVMRSMMSICARITRHARKVILHVSCPEPWFKVVSDLFYRLKTA is encoded by the coding sequence ATGCTCATCACCGATATCAAACGAAACGAAGGAAACAACATTGGCCATGTCGGTCTGGCTCTGATTAGCGAGATGGCCAGGGTTTGCGGGCTGGATACACTGGTCGACCGTCTTGGGCCTGGAAAAGCTCCGCAGATCAAGGAGCGCGAAATTTTCCGCACATTGGTCGGCCTCATGTGCCAAGGCAAAACGGATTTCGACCATGTCCGTGAATACTACGGCGACGATTTTTTCGCGACCAGCCTTGGCCTTGGACGCGTTCCTTCCGCCGAGATTTTGCGGCAACGGTTTCAGCGGATCGCCTTGGAAACTGACCTGGATGCCCAGTTGCCCCGTTGCTCGGTCGAACTGTGGAAGAAGACCGGAATGCAGCCTGAGATCATTGATATGACCAGGGACGACAACAAGAAAGAGCACTGGGTGCGCCTTGATATCGACGTCAGCATTTTCGACAACGCCGACACCGAGAAGGAAGGTGCCAGCGCAGCGTACGACAAGAGATTCGGCTTCGCTCCGATCTTTGCTCATCTTGGTGGCGGCTGGATGGTCAACGGCAAGCTTCGTCCCGGATCGAGCCATTCCAGTTGCGAGGGCACGGATGAGTTCATCCTGGAGAGCCTCGGGTACGCCAAGTCCATGGTGGAAGCGAACGTTCTCGTGGTCGCCGACAGCGGATTTGACAGCAAGGAGCGTCTGGAGACGCTGTGCACGCAGTCGCGCACCGGCTTCATCATCAAGCACAATCTGCGCAGGGAACCGGTGACCGGCTGGCTCGCTACTGCCAAGGAGCACGCGCAGAAAGTAGAGAATTTCGCAACGTCCCGAGAAAAAGGCCGAATCTACCGAGGCTTCGTGATGCGTGAGCTTGGCAAGAAGAAAAGTCCGGTCCGCCAGATTTTCGAGGTCACGGAAGTGTTGAGCAAGGACGGTGTGTTCATGATGATTCCAGAGGTCCGCGTCTGCGTATTGTGGACTAACCTGGAATTTGATGCCGACCAGGCTTTGAAACTGTATCGCAAGCGGGGCACCAGCGAGCAGTATCACGGGGAATTCAAGACCGAGATGGACATGGAACGCCTGCCGTCGGGCAAGTTTGCCGTGAATGCCGCCTTCCTGCGCTTGGGCATGCTGGTCTACAACATGCTTCGGGTAGCCTCCGTGGACTTGGTTGTGGCTCGGATGCTGGGACTGAAAAAAGCCAACCGCCGAAGAACCAAGACGGTCATGCGGAGCATGATGAGCATTTGCGCCCGGATCACCCGCCATGCACGCAAGGTAATCCTGCATGTCTCCTGCCCGGAGCCATGGTTCAAGGTGGTCTCTGACCTGTTCTATCGTCTCAAGACGGCGTAA
- a CDS encoding TolC family outer membrane protein produces the protein MKLAQLQIVCMYLVISLLVCAAPAIAGAQSVASPNAEPSVTASGSDGVKSILDDTAAPGGLTLQAALQSAINDNPTFLSRKHAYSSSREAYLKSFGALLPQIDFVAKGGYQVVRNDTTIANMSGEQGDTWTDDMRVVMSQLIFDGGLTSAKVEADKHLSHSRKEELFNTAEDVGLTATQHFMEVIRNRALIELCERNIVEHAAILDLTRIRLDSGGGTQVDVNQAEASLDEARSRLVQARQGLEDAEAGYLKVFGTTADRLAMPEKPVGAIPHSPEDGVALAMNANRALKAARLAILQKESEVVSAKGRHMPKLHFKASGGRSDNTGGYTENYHDLSAMLQVSFNLYSGGSDAAAIREAKSERLKALAETEEVRRKVEEDVRTAYSFHKATGDLLPVLSSLTDENAKVVSSYADQFRMGKRTLLDLVSAQRSLFSSQQVYLNALTAHTFSYYRICMPISALMSTLNVSMDVSELE, from the coding sequence ATGAAATTGGCACAGCTTCAAATCGTTTGCATGTATCTCGTGATCTCTCTTCTTGTCTGTGCCGCTCCGGCCATTGCCGGCGCGCAGTCAGTCGCGTCCCCGAATGCGGAGCCCTCCGTCACTGCTTCCGGCTCCGACGGCGTCAAGTCGATTCTGGACGACACGGCGGCCCCTGGCGGCCTAACTCTTCAGGCGGCCCTGCAATCCGCCATCAACGACAACCCCACTTTTCTGAGCCGCAAGCATGCCTATTCGTCGTCGCGCGAAGCGTATCTCAAATCGTTCGGCGCCCTGCTGCCGCAAATCGATTTCGTGGCCAAGGGCGGGTATCAGGTGGTGCGCAACGATACGACCATCGCCAACATGTCCGGCGAGCAGGGCGATACGTGGACGGACGATATGCGCGTGGTCATGTCGCAACTGATTTTCGACGGCGGCCTGACCTCCGCCAAGGTCGAGGCCGACAAGCACCTGTCGCATTCCAGAAAGGAAGAGCTTTTCAACACCGCCGAGGATGTCGGACTGACCGCGACGCAGCACTTCATGGAAGTCATCCGCAATCGCGCCCTCATCGAGCTGTGCGAACGCAACATTGTCGAACATGCGGCCATTCTCGATCTCACCCGCATTCGTCTTGACAGCGGCGGCGGAACGCAGGTCGACGTGAATCAGGCCGAGGCTTCCCTGGATGAGGCCAGATCCCGCCTGGTGCAGGCCAGGCAGGGGCTTGAGGACGCCGAAGCGGGATATCTGAAGGTTTTCGGAACCACGGCGGACAGGCTCGCCATGCCCGAGAAGCCGGTCGGAGCGATTCCCCATAGCCCGGAAGACGGCGTGGCCCTGGCCATGAACGCGAATCGGGCTCTCAAGGCCGCGCGTCTGGCCATTCTGCAGAAGGAAAGCGAGGTAGTTTCGGCCAAGGGACGCCACATGCCCAAGCTTCACTTCAAGGCTTCCGGGGGGCGCTCGGACAATACCGGCGGATACACGGAGAACTACCATGATCTCTCGGCCATGCTCCAGGTCTCCTTCAACCTCTACAGCGGCGGGTCCGACGCGGCCGCCATCCGGGAGGCGAAGAGCGAACGGCTGAAGGCGCTGGCGGAGACCGAAGAGGTCCGGCGCAAGGTGGAGGAGGATGTGCGCACCGCCTACAGTTTTCACAAGGCCACCGGCGATCTGCTGCCCGTGCTGAGCAGCCTGACCGACGAGAACGCCAAGGTCGTGAGCAGCTACGCGGACCAGTTCCGCATGGGCAAGAGAACGCTGCTGGATCTTGTCTCCGCCCAGAGAAGCCTGTTCAGTTCGCAGCAGGTCTATCTCAACGCCCTGACCGCGCATACGTTCTCGTACTACCGGATCTGCATGCCCATCTCCGCGCTCATGTCCACGCTCAACGTGAGCATGGATGTTTCCGAGCTGGAATAG
- a CDS encoding cadherin-like domain-containing protein: MFKNQGIVLPSDGKANETEAVTGGLEPLNPGVQLPVVAVDGLDADAAAATDAAVAAPESDLEVAMSALGALPEDQVAGLKTVAATSSSSVSEAESEVFSSDTQIRQALGIHQASVGSTEFLDRATGDDFGMTEFLESVRFSATPGDDLAGRGIEDEVEWEGLAWFRTSPEGDSLLVLGTVDLGDMDEDGSMLITEAGLLARVCASADVPLFVTGLRLTEGSGVVTSNGDGTWTFTPAADWNGNVALSYRVSDGDTSSAANAALTVNPVNDAPVIAVNDALLVDDLTAQSLAGSLSATDVDNDAADLLYTITRGPVNGVLLVDGVEITDFSQPVFTQADIDGGRVTFRFDTPQPGDEIRVVEDDSFVFSVTDGSLSTSETTFNIRNSAVQIWGTNEADDLTGAADFSREGVTFHVFGFDGNDTMRGGSGAETLDGGGHAFASHTPWLNTQEGGDTVDYGASTAAVDVDLTREAQTGGHAEGDVLIDIENVIGSGFDDSIAGNAASNLLVGLDGDDTLLGGEGNDTLRGGAGVDLIDGGLGWDFADYRDSAGWVNVDLNIQDGLTAQSGGGTDNDALGDTLVGIEHLIGSDDASHGDVLTGNAASNHLIGLDGDDTLIGGAGNDTLVGGAGADVLSGGTGTRDLADYSSSTAWVNVDLTKQDGTTAQTGGGAGNHAEGDILTGIEDVNGSAYDDSILGSTASNVLSGYGGNDTIDGGAGYDIIRGGDGDDLISGGDAWDSLYGDAGNDTVYGGNGIDTIFGGDGDDYLVGFNSDGTSDGIQDFLIGGAGNDTLDGSHVVGDSYTTLVGGSGADRIIGNGVNTSASYELTGPGDYNVSDQGVYVDLRLQGPDADGSLLVQTGKPGGDDATGDILTGIVNLVGSNGADTLIGNHQNNYMAGVEGDDLLIGKAGNDSLEGLNGNDTLEGGLGADFIWGGMEYDIASYANAATGVNVSLDIQYGGLQSGAGEENGDALWYMDGLYGSEHNDTLTGSSHEVPELTSIHNLIEGRGGDDILSGLAGNDTLDGGAGNDTLMGGEGDDLLIGGAGDDLIHAGAGDTVEGGADFDALRSEDMHLDVASSTTMTGIERIDLVGVGESLRVTGDAIVGNGVLDPVGDGAHALILTGDAGDHVDLSGDTWNWTLAAQDADIGDGRIYTVYEATGVGGTVRLYIQNGLAVDSGVNDAPVVSVNETLLVDDMAAQSLAGSLSATDTDNDAADLRYTITHGPANGVLLLGGVTVTDFSQPVFTQADIDGGRVTFRFDTPQPGDEIRVVEDDSFVFSVTDGSLSTSETTFNIRNSAVQIWGTNEADDLTSAADFSREGVTFHIYGFDGNDTLRGGAGADTLDGGAGIDTADYGASDVGVNVDLTRAAQTGGQAEGDSLTGIENIISSNFNDTLTGDANHNLFDGGAGDDTLIAGAGNDTLIGGAGADSMDGGTDTDVVDYSGSASWVQVDLNLVTAQVGGGDGNDAQGDILAGIENLTGTNDAGHGDVLTGDFWHNLLIGLDGDDTLIGGSGSDTLIGGVGADSLDGGLSADMVDYSASVTWVNVDLSLATAQTGGGDGNHALGDTLVSIERVIGTNDTTHGDVLTGSVMSNLLYGLDGDDTISGGGFYDTIRGGDGDDWIDGGTHEDSIFGDAGNDTIYGGNGIDTIFGGDGDDYLVGFNSDGTSDGVQDFLIGGWGNDTLDGSHGVGDSYTTLVGGSGADRIIGNGVNTSASYELTGPGDYNVSDLGVYVDLGLQGPDADGNLLVQTGKPGGDDATGDILTGIVNLVGSNGADTLIGNHQNNYMAGVEGDDLLIGGDGNDSLEGLHGNDTLDGGLGADFIWGGMEYDIASYANAATGVNVSLDIQYGGLQSGAGEENGDALWYMDGLYGSEHNDTLTGSSHEVPELTSIHNLIEGRGGDDILSGLAGNDTLDGGAGNDTLIGGAGDDLLIGGEGDDLLVGGITDVVDGGDGFDTFRLEDNIGTAGVFDLGAMNDAGRITGIERIDITGDADDANTLTLRAEDVFEVSGGSLYVDGDAGDGVTTMGAGWTQEAADVSHEGQTYHHYTAQYDSQTINLYVETTLAYQNEI; this comes from the coding sequence ATGTTCAAGAATCAGGGGATCGTTCTACCCTCGGACGGCAAGGCGAATGAAACCGAGGCCGTCACCGGCGGCTTGGAGCCGCTGAATCCGGGCGTGCAACTGCCCGTTGTCGCGGTCGATGGCCTGGACGCGGATGCTGCCGCTGCGACAGATGCTGCCGTCGCAGCGCCCGAAAGTGATCTCGAAGTCGCGATGTCGGCGCTGGGCGCGCTGCCCGAAGATCAGGTCGCGGGGCTGAAAACCGTGGCCGCCACGTCAAGCTCTTCGGTTTCCGAAGCCGAAAGCGAAGTCTTCAGCAGCGACACGCAAATCCGCCAGGCACTCGGCATTCATCAGGCCAGCGTCGGCAGCACCGAATTTCTGGATCGCGCCACGGGCGACGATTTCGGCATGACCGAATTTCTGGAATCGGTACGCTTCAGCGCGACGCCCGGCGATGATCTGGCCGGTCGCGGAATCGAGGACGAGGTCGAGTGGGAAGGGCTGGCCTGGTTCCGGACATCCCCGGAAGGCGACTCGCTCTTGGTGCTCGGCACGGTGGATCTTGGCGACATGGACGAAGACGGGTCCATGCTCATCACCGAGGCCGGACTTCTGGCCAGGGTTTGTGCCTCCGCCGATGTCCCGCTTTTTGTGACAGGCCTTCGCCTCACGGAAGGGTCCGGGGTCGTGACGAGCAACGGCGACGGCACCTGGACCTTCACCCCGGCGGCGGACTGGAACGGCAATGTCGCGCTGAGCTACCGCGTAAGCGACGGCGACACGTCATCTGCCGCCAATGCGGCCTTGACGGTCAATCCGGTCAACGACGCTCCTGTCATCGCCGTCAACGATGCGCTGCTGGTGGACGACCTGACCGCGCAATCCCTGGCGGGCTCCCTGTCGGCCACGGACGTGGACAACGATGCAGCGGATCTTTTGTACACCATCACCCGGGGCCCGGTAAACGGCGTGCTGCTGGTGGACGGCGTCGAGATCACCGATTTCTCCCAGCCGGTCTTCACCCAGGCCGACATCGATGGCGGCCGCGTCACCTTTCGCTTCGACACCCCGCAGCCCGGCGACGAAATCCGGGTCGTCGAGGACGACTCCTTTGTCTTCTCCGTCACCGACGGCAGTCTGAGCACCTCCGAGACGACTTTTAACATCCGCAACAGCGCGGTGCAGATCTGGGGCACAAACGAGGCCGACGACCTGACCGGCGCGGCGGATTTCAGTCGCGAGGGCGTGACCTTCCACGTCTTCGGTTTCGACGGCAACGACACCATGCGCGGCGGATCGGGCGCGGAAACCCTGGACGGCGGCGGGCATGCGTTCGCATCGCACACTCCCTGGCTGAACACCCAGGAAGGCGGCGACACCGTGGACTACGGCGCGAGCACCGCGGCCGTGGACGTGGACCTGACTCGCGAGGCCCAGACCGGCGGCCATGCCGAAGGCGACGTGCTCATAGATATCGAGAACGTCATCGGCTCGGGCTTTGACGACAGCATCGCCGGCAACGCGGCCAGCAACCTCCTCGTCGGCCTGGACGGCGACGACACGCTGCTTGGCGGGGAGGGCAACGACACCCTGCGCGGCGGGGCCGGGGTCGATCTGATCGACGGCGGCCTTGGCTGGGATTTCGCCGACTACCGCGACAGCGCGGGCTGGGTGAACGTGGACCTGAACATCCAGGACGGGCTGACCGCACAGAGCGGCGGCGGGACGGACAACGACGCCCTGGGCGACACGCTGGTCGGCATCGAACATCTCATCGGCAGCGACGACGCTTCCCACGGCGACGTGCTCACGGGCAACGCCGCGAGCAACCATCTCATCGGCCTGGACGGCGACGACACCCTCATCGGCGGCGCGGGCAACGACACCCTGGTCGGCGGGGCCGGGGCCGACGTGCTTTCCGGCGGCACGGGCACCCGCGACCTGGCGGACTACAGCTCCAGCACCGCCTGGGTCAACGTGGACCTGACCAAGCAGGACGGGACAACGGCCCAGACGGGCGGGGGCGCGGGCAACCACGCCGAGGGCGACATCCTGACCGGCATCGAGGACGTCAACGGCTCCGCCTACGACGACTCCATCCTCGGCAGCACCGCCAGCAACGTCCTCTCCGGCTACGGCGGCAACGACACCATCGACGGCGGCGCGGGTTACGACATTATCCGCGGCGGCGACGGCGACGACCTGATCTCCGGCGGCGACGCCTGGGACTCGCTCTACGGCGACGCGGGCAACGACACGGTCTACGGCGGAAACGGCATCGACACCATCTTCGGCGGGGACGGCGACGATTACCTGGTCGGCTTCAATTCCGACGGCACGAGCGACGGCATTCAGGATTTCCTCATCGGCGGCGCGGGCAACGATACCCTGGACGGCAGCCACGTAGTCGGCGATTCATACACTACCCTCGTTGGCGGGTCCGGAGCTGACCGCATCATCGGCAACGGCGTGAATACGAGCGCCAGCTATGAACTGACCGGGCCGGGCGACTACAATGTCAGCGACCAGGGCGTTTACGTCGATCTGCGTCTGCAGGGCCCGGATGCGGACGGCAGCCTGTTGGTTCAGACCGGCAAGCCCGGCGGCGACGACGCCACGGGCGACATCCTGACCGGCATCGTGAACCTTGTGGGCTCGAACGGCGCCGACACGCTCATCGGCAACCATCAGAACAACTATATGGCCGGCGTTGAAGGCGATGACCTCCTGATCGGCAAGGCCGGCAACGACTCGCTCGAGGGCTTGAACGGCAACGACACCCTGGAGGGCGGCCTCGGGGCGGACTTCATCTGGGGCGGCATGGAGTATGACATCGCCTCCTACGCCAATGCCGCCACGGGCGTGAACGTCAGCCTGGACATCCAGTATGGCGGATTGCAGTCCGGCGCGGGCGAGGAAAACGGCGACGCGCTCTGGTACATGGACGGTCTTTACGGGTCCGAGCACAACGACACCCTGACCGGCAGTTCTCATGAAGTGCCGGAGTTAACGAGCATCCACAACCTCATCGAAGGCCGCGGCGGAGACGACATCTTAAGCGGCCTGGCCGGCAACGACACCCTGGACGGCGGCGCGGGCAACGACACCCTCATGGGCGGCGAGGGCGATGACCTGCTCATCGGCGGCGCGGGCGACGACCTGATCCACGCCGGGGCGGGCGACACGGTCGAGGGCGGCGCGGACTTCGACGCCCTGCGCTCCGAGGACATGCATCTCGACGTGGCCTCCTCCACGACGATGACGGGCATCGAGCGGATCGATCTCGTCGGCGTCGGTGAAAGCCTGCGGGTGACGGGCGATGCCATTGTCGGCAACGGCGTGCTCGACCCTGTCGGCGACGGCGCGCACGCGCTCATCCTCACCGGCGACGCGGGAGACCACGTCGATCTGAGCGGCGACACCTGGAATTGGACCCTGGCCGCCCAGGATGCGGACATCGGCGACGGCAGGATATACACGGTCTACGAGGCCACCGGAGTCGGCGGGACCGTGCGGCTGTACATCCAGAACGGCCTGGCCGTGGATTCCGGAGTGAACGACGCGCCCGTCGTCAGCGTGAACGAGACGCTGCTGGTCGACGACATGGCCGCGCAATCCCTGGCGGGCTCCCTGTCGGCCACGGACACGGACAACGACGCGGCGGATCTCCGGTACACCATCACCCATGGACCGGCCAATGGCGTGCTGCTGCTGGGCGGCGTGACCGTCACCGACTTCTCCCAGCCGGTCTTCACCCAGGCCGACATCGATGGCGGCCGCGTCACCTTTCGCTTCGACACCCCGCAGCCCGGCGACGAAATCCGGGTCGTCGAGGACGACTCCTTTGTCTTCTCCGTCACCGACGGCAGTCTGAGCACCTCCGAGACGACTTTTAACATCCGCAACAGCGCGGTGCAGATCTGGGGCACAAACGAGGCCGACGACCTGACGAGCGCGGCGGATTTCAGCCGGGAAGGCGTGACCTTCCACATCTATGGCTTCGACGGCAACGACACCCTGCGCGGCGGAGCGGGCGCGGACACCCTGGACGGCGGGGCCGGAATCGACACGGCTGACTACGGCGCGAGCGATGTCGGCGTGAACGTGGATCTGACCAGGGCGGCTCAGACCGGCGGGCAGGCCGAGGGCGACTCTCTGACCGGCATTGAGAATATCATAAGCTCGAACTTCAATGACACCCTCACGGGTGACGCGAATCACAATCTCTTCGACGGCGGCGCGGGCGACGACACCCTCATCGCAGGCGCGGGCAACGACACCCTCATCGGCGGGGCCGGAGCCGATTCCATGGATGGCGGCACGGACACCGACGTGGTCGACTACAGCGGCAGCGCGTCGTGGGTTCAGGTGGACCTGAACCTGGTCACGGCCCAGGTCGGTGGCGGCGACGGCAACGACGCTCAGGGCGACATCCTGGCAGGCATCGAGAACCTGACCGGCACCAATGACGCCGGCCACGGCGATGTGCTCACGGGCGATTTCTGGCACAATCTGCTCATCGGTCTGGACGGCGACGACACCCTCATTGGTGGGTCCGGCAGCGACACCCTCATTGGTGGGGTCGGTGCCGATTCCCTTGACGGCGGCCTCAGTGCCGACATGGTCGACTACAGCGCCAGCGTCACCTGGGTGAATGTGGACCTGAGCCTGGCCACGGCACAGACCGGCGGCGGCGACGGCAACCACGCCCTCGGCGACACGCTGGTCAGCATCGAACGCGTCATCGGCACGAACGACACGACCCATGGCGACGTGCTCACCGGCAGCGTCATGAGCAACCTGCTGTACGGTCTGGATGGCGACGACACCATCTCCGGCGGCGGCTTCTACGACACCATCCGCGGCGGCGACGGCGACGACTGGATCGACGGCGGCACCCACGAGGATTCCATCTTCGGCGACGCGGGCAACGACACCATTTACGGCGGAAACGGCATCGACACCATCTTCGGCGGGGATGGCGACGATTACCTGGTCGGCTTCAATTCCGACGGCACGAGCGACGGCGTTCAGGATTTCCTCATCGGCGGCTGGGGCAACGACACCCTGGACGGCAGCCACGGAGTCGGCGATTCATACACTACCCTCGTTGGCGGGTCCGGAGCTGACCGCATCATCGGCAACGGCGTGAATACAAGCGCCAGCTATGAACTGACCGGGCCGGGCGACTACAATGTCAGCGACCTGGGCGTTTACGTCGATCTGGGTCTGCAGGGCCCGGATGCGGACGGCAACCTGTTGGTCCAGACCGGCAAGCCCGGCGGCGACGACGCCACCGGCGACATCCTGACCGGCATCGTGAACCTTGTGGGCTCGAACGGCGCCGACACGCTCATCGGCAACCATCAGAACAACTATATGGCCGGCGTTGAGGGCGATGACCTCCTGATCGGCGGGGACGGCAACGACTCGCTCGAGGGCTTGCACGGCAACGACACCCTGGATGGCGGCCTCGGGGCGGACTTCATCTGGGGCGGCATGGAGTATGACATCGCCTCCTACGCCAATGCCGCCACGGGCGTGAACGTCAGCCTGGACATCCAGTATGGCGGATTGCAGTCCGGCGCGGGCGAGGAAAACGGCGACGCGCTCTGGTACATGGACGGTCTTTACGGGTCCGAGCACAACGACACCCTGACCGGCAGTTCTCATGAAGTGCCGGAGTTAACGAGCATCCACAACCTCATCGAAGGCCGCGGCGGAGACGACATCTTAAGCGGCCTGGCCGGCAACGACACCCTGGACGGCGGCGCGGGCAACGACACCCTCATCGGCGGCGCGGGCGATGACCTGCTCATCGGCGGCGAAGGCGACGACCTGCTGGTCGGCGGCATCACGGACGTCGTGGACGGCGGGGACGGTTTCGACACCTTCCGCCTGGAGGACAACATCGGAACCGCAGGCGTCTTCGACCTTGGCGCCATGAACGATGCCGGCCGGATCACGGGCATCGAGCGCATCGACATCACGGGCGACGCCGACGACGCGAACACCCTGACCCTCCGGGCCGAGGACGTGTTCGAGGTGTCCGGCGGGTCGCTCTATGTCGATGGCGATGCCGGAGACGGCGTGACGACCATGGGCGCGGGCTGGACCCAGGAGGCTGCGGACGTGAGTCATGAAGGTCAGACGTATCATCATTATACTGCTCAGTACGATTCCCAGACCATAAATTTATATGTTGAAACCACTCTCGCGTATCAAAACGAAATATGA